A portion of the Streptomyces sp. NBC_00376 genome contains these proteins:
- a CDS encoding RDD family protein — MRRYLAVGLDCYLCLVTVGILARPYVHRADSAEAAGLLLGPALVFSFLNHVVLTALTGAGAGKLIMGIRVVRLPDAGRPGPWPLLLRWLYGLCWLPLQPWYGLRSLLSGPGVLPRTTLWNGGNGELRADPLGLRQVRRSDLAAHRAATVDARAHR; from the coding sequence ATGCGCCGCTACCTCGCCGTCGGCCTCGACTGCTACCTGTGCCTGGTCACCGTCGGCATCCTGGCCCGGCCGTACGTGCACAGGGCCGATTCCGCCGAGGCGGCCGGCCTGCTGCTCGGCCCGGCGCTCGTGTTCTCGTTCCTCAACCATGTGGTCCTCACCGCGCTCACCGGAGCCGGCGCGGGCAAGCTGATCATGGGGATACGGGTGGTAAGACTGCCCGACGCCGGACGGCCGGGGCCCTGGCCGCTGCTGCTGCGCTGGCTGTACGGGCTCTGCTGGCTGCCGCTGCAACCCTGGTACGGGCTGCGCTCGCTCCTCTCGGGCCCCGGTGTGCTGCCCCGCACCACCCTCTGGAACGGCGGGAACGGTGAGCTGCGCGCCGATCCGCTGGGCCTGCGCCAGGTCCGCCGCAGCGACCTCGCCGCCCACCGGGCCGCCACCGTGGACGCCCGGGCCCACCGCTGA
- a CDS encoding L,D-transpeptidase, which translates to MEKRVMTDSKRRRGLMAASALLGGVLVLTACNDTSGSSAESSKKSQAAEVDKAAAQDASEAQIAISPKNGATNASINNDAKVAVTKGTLSEVTMTTAAGDAVKGTLSADGKSWKPDVQLERSTTYKISATAKDSKGREAHENSSFTTVSPANSFIGNFTPEDGSTVGVGMPVSINFNKAITDKKAVQDGITVTSSSGQEVVGHWFNSQRLDLRPENYWQGGSTVTLKLALDGVEGADGVFGVQQKTVTFKVGRNQVSTVDANTKTMTVTQDGKTIKTIPISSGSSENPTYNGQMVISEKFKETRMNGATVGFTDDDGKGEYDIKDVPHAMRLSTSGTFIHGNYWGARSIFGSANTSHGCVGLADVKGAGDANQPAAWFYNNSIVGDVVIVKNSPDKTITPDNGLNGWNMSWAEWTAGSAA; encoded by the coding sequence ATGGAGAAGCGTGTGATGACGGACAGCAAGCGGCGCAGGGGCCTGATGGCCGCGTCCGCACTGCTCGGCGGCGTTCTGGTGCTCACCGCCTGCAACGACACGAGCGGCAGCAGCGCCGAGAGCTCGAAGAAGTCGCAGGCGGCCGAGGTCGACAAGGCCGCGGCCCAGGACGCCTCGGAAGCTCAGATAGCGATCTCGCCGAAGAACGGCGCGACCAACGCGAGCATCAACAACGACGCCAAGGTCGCCGTCACCAAGGGCACGCTCTCCGAGGTCACCATGACCACGGCGGCCGGGGACGCCGTCAAGGGCACGCTCTCCGCCGACGGCAAGAGCTGGAAGCCGGACGTCCAGCTGGAGCGCTCGACCACGTACAAGATCAGCGCGACGGCGAAGGACTCCAAGGGCCGCGAGGCGCACGAGAACTCCTCCTTCACCACCGTCTCGCCCGCCAACAGCTTCATCGGGAACTTCACCCCCGAGGACGGCTCCACCGTCGGTGTCGGCATGCCGGTCTCGATCAACTTCAACAAGGCGATCACGGACAAGAAGGCCGTCCAGGACGGCATCACCGTGACGTCCAGCAGCGGCCAGGAAGTCGTCGGCCACTGGTTCAACTCGCAGCGTCTCGACCTGCGTCCGGAGAACTACTGGCAGGGCGGCTCCACCGTCACGCTGAAGCTGGCGCTGGACGGCGTCGAGGGCGCGGACGGCGTCTTCGGCGTCCAGCAGAAGACGGTCACCTTCAAGGTCGGCCGCAACCAGGTCTCGACGGTCGACGCCAACACCAAGACGATGACCGTCACCCAGGACGGCAAGACGATCAAGACCATCCCGATCTCTTCCGGCTCCTCCGAGAACCCCACGTACAACGGGCAGATGGTGATCTCCGAGAAGTTCAAGGAGACCCGGATGAACGGTGCGACGGTCGGCTTCACCGACGACGACGGCAAGGGCGAGTACGACATCAAGGACGTGCCGCACGCCATGCGGCTGTCCACCTCGGGCACCTTCATCCACGGCAACTACTGGGGCGCGCGGTCGATCTTCGGCAGCGCCAACACCAGCCACGGCTGCGTCGGCCTCGCCGACGTGAAGGGCGCGGGCGACGCCAACCAGCCCGCCGCCTGGTTCTACAACAACTCCATCGTCGGCGACGTGGTCATCGTCAAGAACTCCCCGGACAAGACCATCACCCCCGACAACGGCCTCAACGGCTGGAACATGAGCTGGGCGGAGTGGACGGCGGGCTCCGCGGCCTGA